One Bythopirellula goksoeyrii genomic window, GAAGCAATCGAGAGTATTCCTGCAACCCACCTGCGGACATGCTCCTGGTTGATTACTGTTTCGAAAATCCGCCTTTTGAAAATCCAGAATGGAAACCAAAATAATATCAGTCCCACGCACGCTGCGAATGCACCGGTTAATACTATCGACTTAAAAGTTTCTGTAGCGAGAAGCATGAGATTAACCAATGCAAGGCATGTAGCAAATCATTCTTGATATTGTGCAGAGTTTTCTGAGACAAGGCATCCCACGGACAATGTTTCAGAACAGAATCATTTGTCAAGGCTATATGGTAGTGATGCATCATTGGCTTTGGATTAATTGGCTGTATTAATCCGGATGTTTAACACAATCACGTCCTGCCAAGGAGGGCACTTAGAGTGTTTGCCAGCCTAATTCTCTGGCGAGCTGAAGGCTTTTAAGCATTTGGAGCAAGTTACTCCGATTGGCACCTGTGATCTCCTACCTTTCAGACTGCTGGTTTCCGTCAGGAGTACAACCATCGGAATAGTGGATTGCCATTCTTTGCTATAATGTGATAAGTCGAGAGACAGTTGAGTCACTTAATTGATTGAATACATTCAAGGGAAGGAATGAGGTGCCAAAATGCAGGAATCTAAAGCTTTAATCATGGAACGGTTGCGTCGGGAAGACCGCTGGGATGAGGCTTCCCTCTTCAAAGATCAAACGATCAAGGAATTGCGGGCAGCTGGCAAAACTCGCAGGGATGCTGGAGAACTCGCCTGGGGGGAGATGGCAAGAAAGTACCCTCCCGTTAATCAAGCAAACGAGGGCGTCGATCTAGGGGGTCTGGACCCTACTCAGGAGGATTTGCCCAATAGCTCTCCTGCTACGTTTGTCGGGGATGCATTCTGGGTCTACAACTCGATTGGCAGGGCGACTGTGGTTTCCGCGAGTGCGCCAAGTGCTGGGGCCTGGGCATTGCTCAGATGGGCCGAGCGGAATGAGGATCGTTTCTTTGAGCAGATTCTGCCCAAGGCCTTACAGCTCAGCACTAAGCTTGAGTCGGAGCAGCATTCCCTCGATCACGAGGATGAAGAGTTGGGCGAACTCGAAGAACTGTTGGGGATTTGCTGACTGAGGAGCAGCAAGGGGAAGGCGTAGGTGTCGAGAGATTGCTCCAGACGGTAGATCCCCTACTCATCAGGGCGCGGGCGCGTACAATGACAATTGTAAGCAATTGCTACATTCAGTGTCAAAAGCGTCGGGTGCCTGCCACGATTTGCAAGTCGTGACAGCAAATGACTAGCGGCAGAAAACTCAATCCCTTACCTGGGTAGTCTGCCGCCAGTCGGCCCGGCTTTGGTAAGGGTATTCTCATGGCCAGCAATTCGCCACGCACTAGCAGTGCTCATAATCTACATGCTTCAGAATCTGTAGCAATCATCGCTCGAAATCTTGCAGAGCATATCTCCACTCTGTCAACCGAAATCATCGATTCCTTCTCGTTGGATTCCAGAGAAGAGCGAGTTCTGAAACTTAGGGACATAACAGGCCGGATAATCTTTAATGAGTTGGCCCCTGTGTCCCTGTGGCTAGAGCGCAATAGGCCACCTGATAAAGTCGATATGTTCAGACGGCGAATTCACTTCATATGCGACGAGGCAATCGTTTGCGTTGGCTTAGATATACCTGAGTATTCTGGCGGCCTTATCAAGCAAGCCAAAGAAGGATATTGTCATTCCCAAGAGCAGGTACGTTTCGCAAAATTTTCCATCAGTGCACTTGCTGCGGTGGACTATATTCTAGGCTGGGCGACGGAGATTGAGGCTGAGAGTAGTCTGCAAGTCACACATTCGAGTGAACCCATACTCCCACAAGTCGAATTCAAAACTGAAATGGGAACCGCTGAAATTACCTGGAATGGCAAGACATACGCGGAAGTTAATTGGGACGCTGCGAAATTGCTTGATGCAGTCGTAAAGGGCCACCCTAGACCGGTAGGTTTGACGAAGTTGGCTGGAGATAAGCCAAAGAGAATCCTGCCTAAGCTCGGCAAAGACCTGCAAGCTTTGATGCAGTCTTCTCCCCAGGGATACACTCTGAATCTCTAAGCCTCTCAGGCATTGCCCAACCCTGGGCATATTTTGCCCGATGGTTGGGCATGCTTCTCCGTGTCTATCATTCCCTCATTGCCGCATGTCGCGGTATAGCTCAGTTAGCTAAACCAATGAGGACCAAGAAAATGACAGTAACTGCAAACACCGAACTAGCAGCACTCCTGGACGAGACGAAACCCGCCGCATTGAAAAACGAAGATCAGGCAGCGGCATTTCTAGGAAACATCAGCAAGAAGCATCTCTTCAATCTTAGGAAGTATGCCGGGCTGCCATTCATCCCAGTTGGTAACCGCATCATGTATTCCCCAGAGTCGCTCGCGGAATGGTGTAAGAGCCGCGAGCAGCGGATTGGCAATTAGTATTTCACCTACCCGTTGTGGGCCAAAGGAAATGGCCCGGCTGTGACGGCAGCAACGGGCCAACAGAATGGATTCTGTTATGACTGATTCTATACGAACTAAAGAGAAACCGCAAAGAGCCGCTGTGCTCATCCTCAGCCACTCCGATGGCCACCTAGAAGTATTTGCAGAGCGTCACATCGACGTACATCTTCAGCGGGTGCCGATGGCCGACACCATACCAGGTGAACGGCTGGCCGAGGAAGTTGTCGAGAAGCTCCTCCCCCCTCGCTACCGCCAATTGTTTTGGGCTGACAAATTGCGGGCGGTTGGATCGACTGGGCCGCTTTCCTCCATCGTCTTGGCCAGAGCGATGGCCACGAATAAATTGATCGGGATTCTGAATGAAGAGAAGGTTAGGCAAACAGTTGCCAAACCTGTGGGAAGCGAGGCGCTGTCATGGACGTTGTAGCACTTCTCGAAAAGGCCCGAGCCGATGGCATTCAGATCGAGGTTGTCGATGGGGAATTGTTGATCGAGGCGACCCGCGATAAGAAACACTGGCTCGAAAAGTTGAGGCCCCACAAGCAGGAGATATTAGCCAACCTGGAGGGTGTTGACGTTGACGCTAATAGTGAGAACGTCGAGGAAGATCATAGTTGTGTCAGCGTCAACGCTTACAGGACTTTCCCGATTCACTGCTTACAGGGTGTCGTAGGTGAGTTTGTGGCAGCGGCGGCTAAGGCCATTGGATGTGATGCGGCATTCATCGCTTTACCCATGCTTTGCTGTCTGGCCAGAGCCGTGGGCAATTCCAGGGTGATACGTCTCAAAGCCACCTGGGTGGAACCCGCGATCTTGTGGGCTGCAATCGTCGGCAAGTCGGGGAGTTACAAGACACCTGCTCTACAAGCCGTGATGAAGTTTCTGGAGAAGCCACAAGCCAGAGCCATTGCCGAGCACAAAGATGCACTTCAGCAGCACGAAGAAGATAAAGCCGTTTGGGAACGTGCCTATGCAACTTGGAAGCAAGACAAAAAAACCACTGAACCCCCTCCAAGTGCTCCGCCTGAGCCAGTGCTCAAAAGATTCGCGACGAGTGATTGCACAATCGAGGCATTAGCCACCCTGCTTGCTGGTCAATTCGATGGGGTGTTGGTTCAACGTGATGAGTTGGCTGGTTGGCTGAATGGCATAGCAGAATACAAAGGCGGTAAGGGAAGCGACCTGGGCCATTGGCTAGCCTGCCATAGTGGGGCATCGCTTACCGTGGATAGAAAAACAGGGGCGATCAAGTTTATATTTGTTCCTAGGGCTGCTGTTTCGCTGTTGGGTGGAATTCAACCCGGCATCCTTCGCTCTGCTATTGCAAGAGAACACATGCAGGACGGGTTATGTGCTCGAATGTTGTTTGCCATGCCGGACCCTCGCAAGGTTGTCTGGAGCGATGCGGTCATTGATCCTCGCACTGAAGCGGCAATGACTGAGTTGTTCGATACCCTGTTCACATTAGAGCCACAAGTTAACGATGAGGGGGAATCCGAGCCGCTACCGATGGACCTGACACCGGAGGCCAAAGCCACCTGGGTGGAGTATTTCAATCGCCACCGTGCCGAGTTAGTGGATCTAGACGATGATTTGGCGGCGGCATGGTCCAAGCTGGAGGCCTACACCGCTCGTTTTGCTCTTATCTTCCAGTTGTGTTCCTGGGCTGAAGAAGAAGCCAAGAGCGACATTATCGACGAAGTGGCCATGAGTGCCGCTATCGAGTTGTCCGATTGGTTTGGCCACGAAGCCAAGCGGGTCTATGGCCTATTCGTGGAAGATCAGGGAGACCGTGAACGTCGGGAGTTGGTGGAACTGATCCGTCGGAAGGGTGGATCCGTGACCCCCCGTGACCTGATGCGATGCTGCCGTCGGTTCAAAACATCCAAGGAAGCTGAGGTCGCACTTCAGGAATTGGTTGAGGCCGGTTTGGGTAGCTGGGAGTTCGATGATCATGGTGGTGGTCGTGGTCAACCTACCCGCCGTTTCACACTCGTTGACAGCGTTGACAGTGACACAAATGCAGTAAACCCCGAAGAAAAGCCCATTACTGTCAGCGTCAACGGTGTCAACGGTTCCCCGAAACACTTGAATGGCCAGAGTCCAGGGGGTGCGATATGAGCAAATCGCCACCCAAGAACCAGCGTCTTCTCCCCTTCGACGGCGACAAAGAAGTCCGACGACAAGAGCGTGTGCGGCGGATATGTCAACTCGATCCCCGGATCGACTCGGCGGCACGATACTTCGATGAGAAGGCTTATCGTGAAGCAACAGCAATTGCTCAGAAAACCAATCCATTAGCAAGGAGAAGGAAGAAATAATGCTTGACTATGCGCCACCTATTGGCAATAATCCTATCATGGCCAGGAAACGAACTGTCAAATCGACCAAAGTATCCGAGCAGCTACGCGAAGCAATTCGCAATGCAGATTGCTCCCGTTACCGAATAAGCAAGGAGACCGGGATTGACCAATCAATGCTAACAAAGTTTCTCCAAGGCGAGCGGGGTCTGGCGATCTCCACCATTGATACCTTGGCTGAGTTTCTGAACTTAGAACTAACACATAAAAAGGGCTAATCATGGCCAGCATCATCCGAGACCGGAACAAGAAAACCAAGGAATACAACGGATGCCGTTCGTTGCAATTCATTACCCCGAGCGGCAAACGTGATTCCATTCGCCTGGGAAAAACACCCGCCAAGGCAGCGGAGACGATTCGGGCCATGGTGGATGCCATCATTTCAGATCGGATGTGCTTGAAATCCCATGATCCAGAAGTCTCCGCCTGGATCGGTCGACTCCAGCAGCAAAATCCTTCTCTATATGACAAATTGGCTGCGAAGGGCGTGCTTCAGCACAGAGAAAAACCCGATTCGACTACTCTGGGAGCATTCCTGGATGCATTCATCAATACCCAAAGTGTGAAGGTGAAGGCGTCGACGAAGACCGTCTACTGCCATACTCAGAGATGCCTGACTGAGTATTTCAAGCGGGACAAGCCCCTCGCTGAGGTTTCACCTGGTGATGCTGACGAGTGGAGGGCTTGGCTCACAACTTCGCAGGAACTAGCACCCAATACAGTGCGACGCCGCTGCGGAATCGCTCGCCAGTTCTTCAAGGCCGCACTTCGCAAGCGACTAATTCAAGAGAATCCCTTTGCGGAAATGCAAGAGGGAGTTGGCTGCGTTAAAGTCGCAGACCGTGAGTACTTTGTTTCGCGCGAGGATTCTGATGCTGTGCTCGAAGCTTGCCCTGACAATGAATGGAAGCTCATCTTCGCTTTGAGCCGCTACGGCGGTCTACGGTGCCCCTCTGAGCACTTGGCGTTGACTTGGGGCGACGTCAACTGGGCTGAAGGAAGGATTGCCGTACGCTCTCCCAAAACCGCGCATCACGCCGGCCACGAATCGAGAGTGATTCCCATGTTTGCCGAACTAGAGCCGTACTTTGAGAAGGCGTGGGAGCAAGCTCAGGAGGCCATCGATCCCAAGCAAGTGAGGCTGAGCGAGCAGCCTGTTATTCGTCGCTACCGCGACAACAACGTGAATCTTCGCACGCAACTGCTTCGGATTCTCAAGAAAGCTGGTCTCAATCCTTGGCCGAAGCTGTTTCAAAACCTCCGAGCTACCCGAGCGACGGAGCTGGCCGCAGAATACCCTGCCCACGTTGCCGCAGCGTGGCTAGGGCATAGCACACTGGTTGCTCAGAAACATTACTGGCAAGTAACCGATGCCGACTTCGAGAAGGCCAACGAGAAGTGTAAGCACAAGTGCAAGAAGAAAGCGTCCGTAAGCAGTAGTACGGAACGGGAAGCCGAAAGCGAGGACTCAAGAATTCCCGCCGAATACGACACATTACCGAAGTGTACAGGTGTTCAAGTGGGCGATACAAGACTCGAACTTGTGACCCCTAGCTTGTCGAGCTAGTGCTCTAACCAACTGAGCTAATCGCCCTGTCCGGTTGGAATATTAGAGGATTTTGGTCCTGCTAGCAGTATTCTCCGACAGATCCCAAAAGTGTAGCATTCTTGTTCGTGACGGGGTAGGGCTGAGATGGTTTGAAAGGTGAGAAATAAGCCTGAAAAAGGAGCGGTTGTGCCGAAGGGCAGGATTCGCTCTACTGTGGACGTGTGGCATGGTAATCAGTATTGATTGCTGGAGCCGACATGAGGCACCTCTGGGTATATCTACTCAGGAAATTGTTAGGGAGGAGACGATGCTTAAGGACAGGCAGGAAATCTTGGCAGTAGGCGAGTTTGCGCTTTTCCTGGCGACCTGGGTCGCCGTTATCCTTGGAGCCGTCAATCATTATCGCCACAGTGAGCACCTTGTGTCCGGTGACAGTGTTGCCTCCTATAAAGGCACGGATTCAGATGAGAATAGTCAAGAGTGAGTCGTCATAGGGCCGTGTACCGCATTGCGTCACGGCATTGGAGTTCTAAGTCGTTTCGATTTCCTTGGACTCTGTTGTGCTATCCTCTATCACAACGCCACCATTGGTACCCGATACGACGGGGTCCGTCTCAATCGGCTCCGGAGTAGAATCGACAATCTTGATTTCGTCGCGTTGATCAGACTGTTGCCGTTTCCTCAAGTAGAGCTTGATGGGTACTTCTTCGAAGTGTAGTTGACTGCGCACAGCACCCAAGAGGTATCGCTGATAGGTCCTGTCGATACCTTTGGGATCGCTACAGAACAATACCAGGGTCGGAGGTTGGGAACCGACCTGAGTTCCATAATAGATCTTAGGGCGACGATTTTGGTGAATTGGCGGAGGTACGCGGCCGATGGCTTCGCGCAATAGTCGATTCAGCTGCCCCGTAGGAATCCTCGTCAACGATTGCTTGAAGAGCATCTGACCATGATTCAAGAGTGCTTTGACATTCTTGCCGGTTTGGCCCGTGATGAAGGCAATCGGCGCGTATCGCATTGTGCGGAAAGTGTCATGTAAATAACGGACCCATTTATCGGTAGACATCGTCTTAACTACCATATCCCATTTGTTGACGACGAGAATACAAGGCTTGTATTGCTGGCTAATGTAGTCGCAAAGCTGTTTGTCGACTTTGCTGATCCGCTGCGTAGCGTCCAGAAACAAAAAGACGACATCCGCTCTTCGGATGCTGCGTTGAGCTCGGTGTGTGCCGTAGAAATCGATGGACGCCCCCCTACTCTGGGGTCGGCGAATGCCTGGAGTGTCGATCGCGACAAACGACTTTCCGTCTAATTCGAAGCGGACATCAACGCTATCACGCGTCGTACCGGGAATCTCGCTGACGATCATGCGTTGGGTCTTCGCCAATGTATTGACGAGTGTGCTCTTGCCAACGTTGCGGCGACCGACAATTGCCACCTTCATTTCAGGCTCGCCCTCAGGGTCACTCGAACCATCGAGTTCCTCTGGAGGTAAGCGTTCAAGAATCGAATTCAGCAGAACCGATCGATTGCGGTTCTGCTTGGAGCTGACGGGTACAAAGTTGCCGCGGCCCAGCCGATAGAATTCGGCGGCTTGTTCGTCAAATTTGGGGTCGTCTGCTTTGTTGGCAACGCAGAGTACGGGGACATCCAGATTGCGAAGTCGTCGTCCAACTTCCTCATCAAGAGGAACGAGCCCTTCGCGGGCATCGACCACAAGTAGAATCACCGCGGCAGAGTCGATGGCCAACTGAATCTGGTCTTCGATGTGCTGAGTGAGTCGATCGACATCTTCGATGCCAATGCCACCGGTATCGACAAGTTCGAAGAAGCGGCCCTCATATTCCATGAGGTAATCCACGCGATCGCGCGTAACTCCCGGCTGATCCTCAACAATAGCAATGCGCAGACCGGCGAGCCAATTCAAGAGGCTGCTCTTTCCCACATTGGGTCGGCCTACTATGACAACGCGCGGAACTCCCATCAGACTTCGAACCTCCCCAAACACTTATCGATACTCAATACTCTATAATAGTCGAGAAACGCTGCCAGAGCCACGGTTGAATCTGCGAGCCCTTATCATCGAGAATTGAAGATCGTACAATCAACTCTAGGCGATGTGCCGAATTGGACAGGATTTCTGCTGAAAAAGGCAGCTTATCGCTCTTTTTCGCTTGTCCGAATACTAGCAGCTGGGTGGAGAAAGTTCATAGTTTCTTGAACCCTCAATT contains:
- a CDS encoding tyrosine-type recombinase/integrase, which codes for MCLKSHDPEVSAWIGRLQQQNPSLYDKLAAKGVLQHREKPDSTTLGAFLDAFINTQSVKVKASTKTVYCHTQRCLTEYFKRDKPLAEVSPGDADEWRAWLTTSQELAPNTVRRRCGIARQFFKAALRKRLIQENPFAEMQEGVGCVKVADREYFVSREDSDAVLEACPDNEWKLIFALSRYGGLRCPSEHLALTWGDVNWAEGRIAVRSPKTAHHAGHESRVIPMFAELEPYFEKAWEQAQEAIDPKQVRLSEQPVIRRYRDNNVNLRTQLLRILKKAGLNPWPKLFQNLRATRATELAAEYPAHVAAAWLGHSTLVAQKHYWQVTDADFEKANEKCKHKCKKKASVSSSTEREAESEDSRIPAEYDTLPKCTGVQVGDTRLELVTPSLSS
- a CDS encoding helix-turn-helix domain-containing protein translates to MLDYAPPIGNNPIMARKRTVKSTKVSEQLREAIRNADCSRYRISKETGIDQSMLTKFLQGERGLAISTIDTLAEFLNLELTHKKG
- a CDS encoding YfjI family protein is translated as MDVVALLEKARADGIQIEVVDGELLIEATRDKKHWLEKLRPHKQEILANLEGVDVDANSENVEEDHSCVSVNAYRTFPIHCLQGVVGEFVAAAAKAIGCDAAFIALPMLCCLARAVGNSRVIRLKATWVEPAILWAAIVGKSGSYKTPALQAVMKFLEKPQARAIAEHKDALQQHEEDKAVWERAYATWKQDKKTTEPPPSAPPEPVLKRFATSDCTIEALATLLAGQFDGVLVQRDELAGWLNGIAEYKGGKGSDLGHWLACHSGASLTVDRKTGAIKFIFVPRAAVSLLGGIQPGILRSAIAREHMQDGLCARMLFAMPDPRKVVWSDAVIDPRTEAAMTELFDTLFTLEPQVNDEGESEPLPMDLTPEAKATWVEYFNRHRAELVDLDDDLAAAWSKLEAYTARFALIFQLCSWAEEEAKSDIIDEVAMSAAIELSDWFGHEAKRVYGLFVEDQGDRERRELVELIRRKGGSVTPRDLMRCCRRFKTSKEAEVALQELVEAGLGSWEFDDHGGGRGQPTRRFTLVDSVDSDTNAVNPEEKPITVSVNGVNGSPKHLNGQSPGGAI
- a CDS encoding MerR family transcriptional regulator, which codes for MTVTANTELAALLDETKPAALKNEDQAAAFLGNISKKHLFNLRKYAGLPFIPVGNRIMYSPESLAEWCKSREQRIGN
- the der gene encoding ribosome biogenesis GTPase Der; protein product: MGVPRVVIVGRPNVGKSSLLNWLAGLRIAIVEDQPGVTRDRVDYLMEYEGRFFELVDTGGIGIEDVDRLTQHIEDQIQLAIDSAAVILLVVDAREGLVPLDEEVGRRLRNLDVPVLCVANKADDPKFDEQAAEFYRLGRGNFVPVSSKQNRNRSVLLNSILERLPPEELDGSSDPEGEPEMKVAIVGRRNVGKSTLVNTLAKTQRMIVSEIPGTTRDSVDVRFELDGKSFVAIDTPGIRRPQSRGASIDFYGTHRAQRSIRRADVVFLFLDATQRISKVDKQLCDYISQQYKPCILVVNKWDMVVKTMSTDKWVRYLHDTFRTMRYAPIAFITGQTGKNVKALLNHGQMLFKQSLTRIPTGQLNRLLREAIGRVPPPIHQNRRPKIYYGTQVGSQPPTLVLFCSDPKGIDRTYQRYLLGAVRSQLHFEEVPIKLYLRKRQQSDQRDEIKIVDSTPEPIETDPVVSGTNGGVVIEDSTTESKEIETT